The sequence aaaaggaattgtcgTTGGCTGGTTTCAATGAAGTTTTGAATTACTGGTgtttaaagacaaaattaaaagatatccagaaaaagttttagtaaaattgaatagtaaattagttataatagttaattaaagTAGTTAAATTGGAATAGTAAAAAACACGTAGTCCactgaaacattatattttaatatccaatTTGCTGcgaagtttgatttttttatatactgttattattggatctatattttaaaatcataattccCGACTCTGGTACACGGCTGCACCACCTCGAATTTAATATATGGTcactaagaataaaaaaacatgtgttagattttcaattaattaaaaattaaatgagattttaatgttttctctcaATAACTTTGGACTTATAATCgctttaaaatcctttttaagcctatttaaaattcaaaagtaagcTCTCCATATTtccatgtaatattttttatttttagggaatttaatgcaatttgcattaacaatttttattgttataatgaatcagttttattctttcaacttgCCTCCAACTCGCACGTTTTGTCAGGacttatgataaaattttactttatttaaacatCTGTTCCAAAgcataatttttactttgatttctaTTAAGCAaaggtaatatttttaagatggatttttttttatcatgtcagAACAGgatgttgttttggtttttatcgtgtgagaacatgatgttggtTTGATGAGGGgctcaaaatgcacgggcagaaaattggcgattcatcgcttttgaggcatcaattttccGCTTTTAGGGCCGGTTGaaagcgataaaaaaaattacgaaatagaAAACGATAAAAAAGCGGCTTATCACGAACAAAAAGTTGAAACTTGGCGTGAATGTCCGctatgtacccgattctcctgtctggtcaATACAGGGCAAGGTCgaaagaagttatcgcccgaagaagcacaaGGAAGAAAACTGGAATCAACACGAAGTATTGAGGGGaggtattgaaatttatttaataataatataatttttttgatttacaatttttctagctggcaaaaaaaagttttagagctCGACCGACTTTTAGATGCGAAAAAAAcccatcatttttctaaatattggcacatgcgtaatctgatagtcacgggattgtttcaaactgatttaaaatggttatgatttaaattaattaaaacaaacaatgacttaaaaataataatgttctcacataattacttgtaatttgtttatttatttttgtaaattcttgaTGTAAAACCGTAAAGCCCAGGTCGCAACGGCTAATACGGACCAAACCAATCGAAATAAAAACAGAAGAGTCaaacctaaaacattatcatgctaaaattatcatcataaaacaaatgataaaaaaattctagaatctaAATCTGGCTACagttacattgaaaaatttacatatctcccgaaattcaataaataaataatttcaaaaatataaatttttgttcaattaattGTTCTAATTGAtgttttgtagaatttctttaCAGACTGATTTATTTCTTTCGTGAATCGAAGCATTGCAAAGTGCATTAAAAGgtcataaattctttttcttttgccaaaacttattttctcaagaatttttAATACCCTGAGTATTCCCATATTTCTTCAACGCATGAGCCTTaaaacgagagaaaaaaaaatcaaaacagaatAGAAGTAAAATGATTAGTTCAAGGTCATTCTGTTTGATTAGTAAAAAGTAActctcttttatattttctcacaCACCAACGCTtcaacgacaaaaaaaaatgaaaataagatctaaagcaaatagaaatgaaatgtaatctaaagtgaaaagaaagtaagtctaaataaaaataatcatcaaatattttctctttgatacAATAAAAACGATGAATCGCTCACTGTATCACTTTTCTCAAAATATCACATATGGTTATGTTCGTGCTAAAGTGAAAATTCTTTCAATGTCACATGGTTGAAAATAGAGgagtatgaaaaaattttttaacgaatGAATGCCTTTGGAAAGTGACATCACAGCAGTAAATCATTACTGAATCTTCACGCTCAAATGTCTTATTAAAAACTATCCGCCTTTGGccgccggttcgccaatcttaatgctctttaaaattttcaattaaatattttatataatttgttttttaaagcttcttcatcaaaatattttttaggcttcaaatttttattgtcatataattcacttacaCTATTATATAGGCCTTAAGTCGTTCTGTTCGTTGTACTACGTATCTCTTACTGATTTTCTGTTCGCTCCCGTAAAATTtttcccctcaggggctcgcctactataggtgagtacgggtgtcccaatcccgaggttcccagggatctttactccctttcagttcgctctcctctccgccttctgctgtctgctatgtctttccttccctcgacggcaaacgagggagctctccatgagaagctgtcgccgctctgtttgcttcttgcttctcatggacagccaatgtcccacgtgttggccgtgcgtggcgacccatttgaaagacgggtggtgcactgtggtccccggtgtatcaatcggctggtacctagtcacctgagtggctagtctgctagggatcaagcaaaggggttactccttgggcttggcgttaagggtggtcactgtccccgggggtaactccgagcgtataggttccggctagcaccaaggtaagtgccgaggctgggaatggccagagccggtggctgccttcccttgttgggctccgtggtgggcggtgccgtcgggcccgaatcattcaccatatcgcatggctcctccccaaaagggtcccttcagtgggcgtcatAAAGCACCAGTTTCTGTTAATTCTTaccattttgatagtttttttgttGTAAAGCGGATCTCTAATGCTAACGAATCATTCGATAATGTATCACCATTTCTTGTTCAGAAGGCTGTAACTGGAACAGTTGGCGAtgtaacatcaataaaaaaaatgcgctCTGGGGACTTGCTTGTTGAGGTTAATTCTCGGAAGCAAGCCCAGCagataccaaaaattaaaaatttagctacaATACCGGTTACTGTTAATCCACATCAATCTTTGAACACCTCTAAAGGTGTGATTACCTGCGGGGAATTGCTAAATGTTCCCTTGGAGGTAATTATTGCAGAAATGAAACCGCAGGGTGTCACGAATGTTCGCCGCATCACTCTTCGGCGTGATGGAGAACTTCTGGAGACAAAACATCACATTTTAACGTTCAATACACCTAAACTGCCAGAATTTGCTTATGCCGGCTACATCAGACTACCAGTCCGTCCATATATACCAAACCCTCTGAGATGTTTCCATTGCCAGCGCTTTGGACATTCTAAAATGAATTGCCGCGGGTCATTAACATGTGCCCGTTGTGCAGGTAAAGGGCATGACAGCCAGCAATGTTCCGCACAGGAAAAGTGTGTGAACTGCAGTGGCAATCACCCTTCTTATTCTCGATCATGCCCGCGCTGGATACTAGAGAAACAAATCACTACTGTTAAGTTCAAAGAAGATATTACGTATCCCGAAGCCAGGCGTAAGGTTCAAGCGCAAACGCCTACTCCTGGTAAGAGTTATGCTTCTGTACTTCAAAACACCTATTGTTCAAACTGCTCCTGTGAAAATTGTgtgaaaaactctaaaaaatacaAACCACCTGAAAAACTTACAGATTCCGattctgaaaaatcaattaatgatacttctgaaaaatcaattaatgataCTTCTGACACTCCTAAGGTTGTAAAAACAAAGTCTAAACGCAAAAAACAAAGCTCACTAACATTAAAACTTGCAAAACGCGGTCTTTCGCAAAAAGATTTacctctgaaattaaaaaaatcaacctcCAAAAATTCCGTCGCTTTGGGAATGGCGATGCAGGGTAATGTCCACAAGGATTTAACAACGATCTTTGGGGATAAGTTGCATAGCCCTGATATAAAATTACATCCCTCTGAGGATGAAGATGAGCTTGATATGAGTTGCGATGATCCGGCAACTCAGACTAATGCCTCTGTTCTTTCTCCAGCCAAAcatctctcttaatgggtaccttcgtttcttggaattgtcgcggcatccGGTCCAAATTGCAGGATATCAAGTccattattaacaattttcatcCTGTCTGTTTCGGTGTTCAGGAaaccttcttgacacccaacattccactaaaattacgcggatataactgtgttcggaaagatgcaggcactgAATCTCATGGTTCTGGAGGTGTCTGCATCTTTACTTCAAACCTTTATCCGAGCACTCCTCTTATGTTGCATAcatctcttcaggctgtggctgtgcaggtccatatacgatctttggtcacagtctgctgtatttatcttCCGCCACATGATATAATACGTCAACAAGACCTTGACACATTAGTGGACCAACTTCCTTCGCCTTTTATTATAATCGGcgatttcaacggacatagtactttgtggggctcggttagtacaaactctcgtgggcagcagattgaacagtttattgctaacaactgtctctgtctgctcaataatgacgagcaAACGTACTTCCAtgcgcccacacgtagcttccactgTCTTGACCTGGCCATATGCTCTCCTGAACTGCTACCGATGTTGAATTTGACAGTTGGAGAggatctgcacaatagcgatcactttcccctaATACTCTCCCACACTGATAGCGGTA comes from Argiope bruennichi chromosome 2, qqArgBrue1.1, whole genome shotgun sequence and encodes:
- the LOC129962143 gene encoding uncharacterized protein LOC129962143; this translates as MRSGDLLVEVNSRKQAQQIPKIKNLATIPVTVNPHQSLNTSKGVITCGELLNVPLEVIIAEMKPQGVTNVRRITLRRDGELLETKHHILTFNTPKLPEFAYAGYIRLPVRPYIPNPLRCFHCQRFGHSKMNCRGSLTCARCAGKGHDSQQCSAQEKCVNCSGNHPSYSRSCPRWILEKQITTVKFKEDITYPEARRKVQAQTPTPGKSYASVLQNTYCSNCSCENCVKNSKKYKPPEKLTDSDSEKSINDTSEKSINDTSDTPKVVKTKSKRKKQSSLTLKLAKRGLSQKDLPLKLKKSTSKNSVALGMAMQGNVHKDLTTIFGDKLHSPDIKLHPSEDEDELDMSCDDPATQTNASVLSPAKHLS